A single Parabacteroides timonensis DNA region contains:
- a CDS encoding helix-hairpin-helix domain-containing protein gives MKKSFITLLVYMLINSYNINSQNIYSVDKWMEYIEEMASETDDDGRIENLYSDLSYLAEHPFELNSVTREELTRLPFLSDQQIERIISYRKKYGKLVTLYELKNIEELDFQTISLLLPFVYIGEISVDKRPFTVKNMLKYSSNELQIKYDQCFQQKKGYCSYPDSILQQYPNRKYLGEPFYHSLRYSYAFDERLQFGIVAEKDAGEPFWNEYHKGYDYYSAHLFLKDINKWLKSFAVGDYKVSFGQGLVINSDFSPGRSSIVTQAERRTNGFRRHFSTNENDYFRGVASTVSIKDLDISFFYSFRKLDAGVDNYEVSSFKTDGLHRLERDWNKKHTVPMQTYGGNVRYATSNLAIGITALSYSFGKYDIQPDPKPYNLFYFRGNSNMNISVDYMLKTNKLKFYGETALSSNKAVATLNAFQLTPVSYLSLLLLHRYYDRRYQAFFGSAFSQNSTVQNEQGVYTGMQWTPFAHFKLSLYADLFRFPWLKYGIDSPSSGQEYMAQLDYNSGKNFSTYFRYKYRKKEKNQTVENESTRSVLPYSQQRFRLQLLYGLQPAWVLKTSADAVYYDEQQGKQSLGWMISQSIGWKSSSFPLQSDFYIGYFHTDDYYSRINSYEKNILYAFNMPSFYGKGIRLSFSFRWNILDKLSLSAKLAHTYYADRDLIGTDQEEIEGHNKTDVYVLLRYKF, from the coding sequence ATGAAAAAGTCGTTTATAACTCTGTTGGTATATATGTTGATAAACAGTTATAATATTAATAGTCAGAACATTTATTCTGTTGATAAGTGGATGGAATACATAGAAGAAATGGCTTCCGAAACAGATGATGATGGCCGGATTGAAAATCTTTATTCCGATCTTTCATATCTGGCTGAACATCCTTTTGAACTAAACAGTGTTACTAGGGAAGAATTAACCCGCTTGCCTTTTTTATCCGATCAGCAGATTGAACGGATTATCTCTTACCGCAAAAAATATGGTAAACTGGTTACGCTTTATGAACTGAAGAATATTGAAGAGTTGGATTTTCAGACAATATCTTTGTTACTTCCTTTTGTTTATATCGGAGAGATTTCTGTTGATAAACGTCCTTTTACTGTTAAAAACATGTTGAAGTATAGTTCTAATGAATTGCAAATCAAATATGATCAATGTTTTCAACAGAAAAAAGGATATTGTTCATATCCGGATAGTATTTTACAGCAATATCCGAACCGGAAATATCTGGGTGAACCTTTCTATCACTCCCTTCGTTATTCTTATGCATTCGATGAAAGGCTCCAGTTTGGAATTGTAGCGGAGAAAGATGCCGGTGAACCTTTTTGGAATGAATATCATAAAGGGTATGATTATTATTCGGCACATCTATTTTTGAAAGATATAAACAAATGGTTGAAAAGCTTTGCAGTCGGTGATTACAAAGTTTCTTTCGGACAAGGTTTGGTTATCAATAGTGATTTTTCTCCGGGTCGGAGTTCTATTGTGACTCAGGCGGAAAGACGTACGAATGGATTTCGCCGGCATTTTTCAACGAATGAGAATGATTACTTTCGTGGAGTAGCTTCTACCGTTTCGATTAAAGATTTGGATATCAGTTTCTTTTATTCTTTCAGAAAGCTGGATGCGGGTGTTGATAACTACGAAGTAAGTTCGTTTAAAACCGATGGTTTGCACCGGTTAGAACGTGATTGGAATAAAAAACATACTGTTCCTATGCAGACATACGGTGGGAATGTACGCTATGCAACTTCTAATCTTGCCATCGGTATAACAGCCCTCTCCTATTCTTTTGGAAAATACGATATACAACCTGATCCGAAACCTTATAACCTTTTCTATTTCCGTGGAAACAGTAATATGAACATCAGTGTGGATTATATGTTGAAAACGAATAAACTTAAATTTTATGGTGAAACAGCCTTATCTTCAAATAAAGCTGTAGCTACATTAAATGCGTTTCAACTGACACCTGTTTCTTATTTATCGTTATTGCTGCTTCATCGTTATTACGATAGGCGTTATCAGGCTTTTTTCGGAAGTGCTTTCAGTCAGAATTCTACTGTGCAGAATGAGCAAGGTGTTTATACAGGGATGCAATGGACACCGTTCGCCCATTTTAAATTATCGTTGTATGCCGACTTGTTTCGTTTCCCCTGGTTGAAATATGGAATAGATTCACCTTCTTCCGGACAGGAATATATGGCTCAGTTGGATTATAATTCAGGAAAGAATTTTAGTACCTACTTTCGTTATAAGTATAGGAAGAAAGAAAAGAACCAGACTGTAGAAAATGAATCGACACGAAGTGTACTACCTTATTCCCAACAACGTTTCCGTCTTCAATTGTTATATGGTTTACAACCTGCATGGGTGTTGAAAACATCTGCAGATGCTGTTTATTACGATGAACAACAGGGCAAACAAAGTCTTGGGTGGATGATTTCACAAAGTATAGGTTGGAAATCTTCTTCATTTCCTCTTCAGTCTGATTTTTATATTGGTTATTTTCATACGGATGATTATTATAGCCGTATCAATTCGTATGAAAAGAATATTCTTTATGCTTTCAATATGCCTTCTTTTTACGGAAAAGGAATCAGGTTATCTTTCTCTTTCCGATGGAACATACTGGATAAGCTATCTCTTTCTGCAAAGCTGGCCCATACTTATTATGCCGATCGGGATTTGATAGGTACGGATCAGGAAGAAATAGAAGGGCATAACAAAACAGATGTATATGTGCTTCTCAGGTATAAGTTTTAA
- a CDS encoding DUF1574 family protein, whose product MKKFIKQLIVFLIPLLIIFTLLEYAIRQIPNTYKYKNEWMLQHANSLNTLILGNSHCMSGVNPFFFTNAFNFANSSQDLERDYFILTKYDNLYTGLKYVILSFSYCTLQDKMEYVDKSRLKYYGIYMGYDKYKYSVEITSSITYEKIKEYLKGNTSQCSPLGFRVNKAFKDNLDISGIKAAKRHTMNNQEGLADNLRFLDKIIRFCENKQIKLILVTTPTYPSYYNYLNEDQLYLLFSTAKEIVNNHENVLYLNYLKDDRFGDNDFNDGDHLSEQGAEKFTNILKDSIDHILKTEL is encoded by the coding sequence ATGAAGAAGTTTATAAAACAATTGATCGTCTTCCTTATTCCTCTACTGATAATATTCACCCTACTGGAATATGCCATCAGGCAAATTCCCAATACCTACAAATACAAAAATGAATGGATGCTGCAACATGCAAACAGCTTAAATACACTTATATTAGGTAATTCACATTGTATGTCAGGAGTTAACCCTTTCTTCTTTACTAATGCTTTTAACTTTGCAAACTCATCACAGGATCTGGAACGCGACTATTTCATATTGACTAAATATGATAATCTATATACCGGATTAAAATATGTAATCCTGTCTTTTTCGTATTGTACGCTTCAGGACAAGATGGAATATGTTGATAAGTCCCGTTTAAAATATTATGGTATTTATATGGGATATGATAAATATAAATACAGCGTAGAAATCACCAGCAGCATTACTTATGAAAAAATAAAAGAATATTTAAAGGGAAACACCTCACAATGTTCTCCACTGGGATTCAGAGTCAACAAAGCTTTTAAAGACAATTTGGATATAAGCGGCATAAAAGCAGCCAAACGACATACTATGAACAACCAGGAAGGCTTAGCTGATAACCTTCGATTTCTGGATAAAATAATCCGGTTTTGTGAAAATAAGCAGATAAAACTAATTCTAGTTACCACACCAACCTATCCCAGTTATTACAACTATTTAAATGAAGACCAACTCTATTTACTGTTCTCTACAGCAAAAGAGATAGTAAACAACCACGAAAATGTTCTCTACCTCAATTACCTGAAAGACGACAGATTCGGTGATAATGATTTCAACGACGGTGACCATTTATCAGAGCAAGGGGCTGAAAAGTTTACCAACATATTAAAAGACTCCATCGACCATATCCTAAAAACAGAATTATAA
- a CDS encoding MBOAT family O-acyltransferase translates to MLFNSIEFIVFLPIVFILYWSANKNLKWQNLLVVIASYVFYGWWDIRFLFLIILTSSFCFISGILIERTEGNRKKQKVINTINILLNLGILGTFKYFNFFSANLKTALHTLGFEPDWITLDILLPVGISFYTLQALSYSIDVYQKKISACHDPVAFFAFVSFFPQLVAGPIERATSLLPQFYKRRRFDYHKAIDGCQQMLWGFFKKMIIADNCAIAVNEIWSTYQYQSGFTLLLGAFLFTFQIYGDFSGYSDIAIGCSRLFGINLMKNFNYPYFSRDISEFWRRWHISLSTWFRDYIYIPLGGSRCKKTKAIRNTFIIFIISGLWHGANWTFVAWGIYHALLFIPLLLLNKNRTYTGNIAAEGKYLPSLKEVAQILGTFLLVLIGWIIFRANDISEAFDYLSHLFSPSLFEISFLYGKKALIYCLLLFIVEWFQREKDHGLQINRNVKSPVIRWSIYYILIFIIILLQGTPANFIYFQF, encoded by the coding sequence GTGCTGTTTAATTCTATCGAATTCATCGTTTTCCTACCAATCGTATTTATACTGTATTGGTCGGCAAATAAGAATTTAAAATGGCAGAACCTTCTTGTTGTGATAGCCAGCTACGTTTTTTACGGCTGGTGGGATATCCGTTTTCTTTTTCTTATCATACTGACCAGCTCTTTCTGTTTTATCAGCGGAATTCTTATTGAACGGACTGAAGGTAACCGTAAAAAACAAAAAGTGATCAATACGATCAATATTTTACTCAACCTGGGTATCCTGGGTACTTTTAAATATTTTAATTTCTTTAGTGCCAATCTGAAAACAGCATTACATACATTAGGCTTCGAACCCGACTGGATCACATTAGACATACTTTTACCTGTCGGTATAAGTTTTTATACATTACAGGCACTTAGTTACAGCATCGACGTATATCAAAAGAAAATATCAGCCTGCCATGATCCGGTGGCATTTTTTGCTTTTGTCAGTTTCTTCCCACAGTTGGTAGCAGGTCCGATAGAAAGAGCTACCAGCTTGTTACCTCAGTTTTATAAACGGCGTAGATTCGATTATCATAAAGCAATAGACGGCTGCCAACAAATGTTGTGGGGATTTTTCAAGAAGATGATAATAGCAGACAATTGCGCGATAGCTGTTAATGAGATATGGAGCACTTATCAATATCAGAGTGGTTTTACACTTTTACTGGGAGCTTTTTTATTCACTTTCCAGATATATGGGGATTTTTCCGGTTATTCAGACATTGCTATCGGTTGCTCCCGGTTATTCGGGATCAATTTGATGAAGAACTTCAACTATCCCTATTTTTCAAGAGACATTTCTGAATTCTGGAGACGCTGGCATATATCGTTAAGTACCTGGTTTCGCGATTATATCTATATTCCGTTAGGAGGAAGCCGGTGTAAAAAGACTAAAGCGATTCGAAATACTTTTATTATATTCATTATCAGCGGTCTTTGGCATGGAGCCAACTGGACATTCGTTGCATGGGGAATCTATCATGCTTTACTTTTCATTCCCCTTTTATTACTCAATAAAAACAGGACATATACCGGGAACATTGCTGCTGAGGGTAAATATTTACCTTCTCTAAAAGAAGTTGCACAAATACTAGGTACATTCTTATTGGTTCTCATCGGATGGATCATTTTCAGAGCAAATGATATCAGCGAAGCATTCGATTATTTGTCACATCTTTTTTCGCCTTCCTTATTTGAAATATCTTTTCTATATGGTAAAAAGGCTCTGATATATTGTTTATTACTTTTTATTGTAGAATGGTTTCAACGGGAGAAAGATCATGGTCTGCAAATAAACAGGAATGTAAAATCACCCGTGATCCGGTGGAGTATTTATTATATCCTGATCTTTATAATTATCCTTCTGCAAGGCACTCCGGCTAATTTTATTTACTTTCAATTCTAA
- a CDS encoding radical SAM protein yields the protein MSTILFDKIVFGPIHSRRLGVSLGMNLLPVDGKLCSFDCIYCECGLNGERRTHTKLPVREEVKIALEEKLLAMQKEGIAPDVITFAGNGEPTMHPEFEGIIEDTIATRNRYFPNAKIAVLSNSTMLHKEGVFRALNKIEDNILKLDSVLDSRIQQLNVPNSPAFTFERLLEQLCRFNGNLIIQTMFLQGEIDGKSVDNTTEEEIKGWIDALKKIKPKQVMIYTIDRETPLKGLRKVSKEALDAIADRVREEGFDVTVSY from the coding sequence ATGTCAACGATTCTTTTTGATAAAATAGTGTTCGGTCCGATACACAGTCGGCGTCTGGGTGTTTCTTTGGGTATGAACCTGCTTCCTGTCGACGGTAAACTTTGTTCTTTCGATTGCATTTATTGCGAGTGTGGTTTGAATGGTGAGCGTCGTACACACACCAAACTACCGGTTCGTGAAGAAGTAAAAATCGCTCTGGAAGAAAAGTTATTGGCTATGCAAAAAGAAGGGATAGCTCCTGATGTGATCACCTTTGCAGGCAATGGTGAACCGACGATGCATCCGGAATTCGAAGGTATCATAGAAGATACGATCGCTACCCGTAACCGTTACTTTCCAAATGCCAAAATCGCTGTACTGTCAAATTCGACTATGCTTCATAAAGAAGGTGTATTCCGGGCATTGAATAAGATCGAGGATAATATACTTAAGCTCGATTCCGTACTCGATAGCCGGATACAACAGCTGAATGTTCCGAATTCCCCGGCTTTTACGTTCGAGAGATTGTTGGAGCAATTATGCCGTTTCAACGGAAACCTGATTATCCAGACCATGTTCCTGCAAGGTGAAATAGATGGTAAGTCGGTTGATAATACTACTGAAGAGGAGATAAAAGGTTGGATCGATGCATTGAAGAAAATAAAACCGAAACAAGTTATGATCTATACTATCGATCGTGAAACACCTTTGAAAGGACTTAGAAAGGTATCCAAGGAGGCTTTGGATGCAATAGCAGACCGGGTTCGGGAAGAAGGATTTGATGTAACAGTTTCCTATTGA
- a CDS encoding T9SS type A sorting domain-containing protein: MKSQISEGGKPSSFNYRNMLKSEQPAVQIPVNFSVEDLIAVDEWRVSQGAPLTVSTLIDTDLNINNSGKWITLPGGEKVWQLHLQAKGAIALMLYYDEFYIPEGGKLFIYNADKTHLLGAYTSQSNPGGKIFATEFVAGDDLTLEYEPAASGDKAGIAISQVGYGYNHLTVSGSLRNTGPGTSGSCMVNINCEEGEEWQTEKNGVCQMVEKIGKAGYLCSGSLINNTAKDMKPYILSAFHCTEHQDNGQIASAEDLNQWVFYFHFEQTGCESTSPVADHKTMVGCSRIVSIPIDGGSDGLLLLLNGKIPQDYNVYFNGWDRSDLPASSGVNIHHPSGDYMKISTFGNRPVETMTWNTTGAPDAHWNIIFDKTLNGHSITEGGSSGSPLFNENKQIVGTLSGGNSTCRQTTGNNLYGKLSYHWDKYSQADTGRMDIWLDPLNTGTTVLPGLSQTGEEGNLINYKSPTDVTAGVVSSKDVLIQWSAPIYSQTIGWGTQSSYKQLGYQGSPFYFGQRWEPEDLGNMHKKTLTNVKFIPAYNVNYAIYIKQGERTYQQEVGNTTANRSNTVELKTPYTIDAGQELIISIYARKYNRSAYPAFIDKGPAINGKGNLVSFDGNKWEYLLNEENDNNFIISATITSEEGKLTELRSTTTQPITAFPVVTGYNIYKNQIKQATVPASTLQFTDKNVISGIHNYSVSALYDSKESKATPAVAEVKVSSESISAKEEINISPAIFRDRIHIINYQQIKYIDIYSADGKMIRKINNPTEWIDAGNIPSGVYFFKLVTDKAVKTIRTIKID; encoded by the coding sequence ATGAAATCGCAGATAAGCGAAGGAGGGAAGCCGTCCAGTTTCAATTATCGAAATATGTTGAAAAGTGAACAGCCGGCTGTTCAGATTCCTGTAAATTTCAGTGTGGAAGACCTGATTGCAGTCGACGAATGGCGGGTGAGCCAGGGGGCACCTTTAACTGTTTCTACTTTAATAGATACGGATCTGAATATCAATAATTCCGGAAAGTGGATCACACTGCCCGGAGGGGAAAAGGTATGGCAGCTCCATCTGCAAGCAAAAGGAGCAATTGCCTTAATGTTATATTACGACGAATTCTACATTCCGGAAGGCGGAAAACTATTTATTTATAATGCTGATAAAACTCATCTGTTAGGAGCCTATACATCACAAAGCAATCCGGGAGGAAAAATATTTGCCACAGAATTTGTAGCTGGTGATGATCTTACGCTTGAATATGAACCAGCTGCATCCGGTGATAAAGCCGGAATAGCCATTAGCCAGGTAGGCTATGGATACAATCATTTAACCGTATCCGGCAGTTTACGAAATACTGGTCCGGGAACTTCCGGTTCCTGTATGGTTAATATAAATTGTGAAGAAGGAGAGGAGTGGCAAACTGAAAAGAACGGGGTTTGCCAGATGGTAGAAAAAATAGGAAAAGCAGGATATCTTTGTTCCGGTTCCCTGATAAATAATACGGCTAAAGATATGAAACCTTATATCTTATCTGCTTTCCATTGTACGGAACATCAGGATAACGGGCAAATAGCTTCAGCAGAGGATCTGAACCAATGGGTATTCTATTTTCATTTCGAACAGACTGGATGTGAAAGCACTTCACCGGTTGCCGATCATAAAACAATGGTCGGATGCAGCCGCATCGTGAGTATTCCGATAGATGGAGGTTCCGACGGCCTATTATTATTGCTGAACGGGAAGATCCCTCAGGATTATAATGTTTATTTCAACGGATGGGACCGAAGTGATCTACCTGCTTCATCAGGAGTAAACATTCATCATCCTTCAGGTGATTATATGAAAATATCCACATTTGGCAATCGCCCGGTAGAAACAATGACCTGGAATACTACCGGCGCTCCTGATGCCCACTGGAATATTATTTTCGATAAGACCCTCAATGGACATTCCATAACGGAAGGCGGCTCTTCCGGTTCACCGCTTTTCAACGAGAATAAACAGATAGTCGGAACATTAAGCGGCGGAAATTCCACCTGTCGCCAGACAACCGGTAATAATCTATATGGCAAATTATCTTATCACTGGGATAAATACAGCCAAGCTGACACCGGACGGATGGATATATGGCTGGATCCCCTGAACACGGGCACCACAGTGCTTCCGGGTTTATCGCAAACAGGAGAAGAAGGAAACCTGATCAATTACAAATCGCCGACAGATGTAACAGCCGGGGTTGTTTCTTCCAAAGATGTCCTTATACAGTGGAGTGCTCCCATATATAGCCAAACAATTGGGTGGGGAACACAAAGCTCATACAAACAGCTCGGATACCAAGGTTCTCCTTTTTATTTCGGTCAACGTTGGGAGCCTGAAGACCTGGGAAATATGCATAAAAAGACACTGACGAATGTTAAATTCATCCCTGCTTACAATGTCAACTATGCTATTTATATCAAGCAGGGAGAACGTACATATCAACAGGAAGTAGGCAATACGACAGCTAACAGATCGAATACGGTAGAGTTAAAAACACCATATACTATCGATGCCGGCCAGGAACTGATCATTTCCATATATGCCAGAAAATATAACCGATCGGCTTATCCCGCTTTTATAGATAAAGGACCGGCTATTAATGGAAAAGGTAATTTAGTATCGTTCGACGGAAACAAATGGGAATATTTACTAAATGAAGAAAATGATAATAATTTTATCATCTCCGCAACTATCACTTCCGAAGAAGGTAAATTAACGGAACTCCGGTCTACGACAACACAACCTATTACGGCATTCCCCGTTGTCACGGGATATAACATCTATAAAAATCAGATAAAACAGGCAACAGTTCCGGCTTCAACATTACAATTTACAGACAAAAATGTGATTTCAGGTATCCATAATTACAGTGTTTCAGCTCTTTATGATTCAAAAGAAAGTAAAGCAACCCCGGCTGTGGCAGAAGTAAAAGTAAGTTCTGAAAGCATATCGGCTAAGGAAGAGATAAATATCAGCCCTGCCATATTCAGAGACCGGATACATATAATAAATTATCAGCAGATCAAATACATAGATATTTATTCCGCCGACGGAAAAATGATCCGGAAAATAAATAATCCGACAGAATGGATAGATGCGGGAAATATACCCTCGGGTGTTTATTTCTTTAAGCTGGTTACGGATAAGGCGGTTAAAACGATCCGCACTATTAAAATAGATTAA
- a CDS encoding acyltransferase family protein: protein MAQSGRLLSLDVMRGITIAGMIMVNNPGTWDYVYAPLRHASWNGLTPTDLVFPFFMFIMGVSMFFSLRKYNFKLSKESVTKILKRTVLIFLVGFGLNLFSHICYNGFTHFENLRILGVMQRLALAYGAGSLIGLAINHKYIWQTAAGILIVYWMLLTFTGSTTLSEDNIIAVVDRLLFGNTHMYHDYLADGTRIAFDPEGLLSCVGSIGHVLLGFYAGKIILDSKKNNEQIIRNLFIFGAIILFLGFLLSYGCPINKKLWSSTFVLTTCGFGSLFLALLIWIIDINGKKKWSLFFESFGINPLYLYVQAAILATIFDKCGITSYIYTDILVPLFGNFGGSLVWAILFVILNWIPGYWLYKKHIYIKL from the coding sequence ATGGCACAATCAGGAAGGCTACTCTCACTGGATGTAATGAGAGGTATTACTATTGCAGGAATGATCATGGTAAACAACCCCGGAACATGGGATTATGTATATGCACCACTCCGCCACGCATCATGGAACGGCTTGACACCGACCGACCTGGTATTTCCGTTCTTTATGTTCATCATGGGAGTTTCCATGTTCTTTTCATTACGGAAATACAATTTCAAATTATCCAAAGAAAGCGTTACGAAAATATTGAAGCGCACTGTGTTGATCTTCCTGGTCGGATTCGGATTGAATTTATTCTCACATATATGTTACAACGGATTCACTCATTTTGAGAATCTTCGTATCCTCGGAGTAATGCAGCGCTTGGCACTGGCTTATGGTGCAGGTTCACTGATCGGACTGGCCATTAATCACAAATACATCTGGCAAACGGCAGCCGGTATCCTGATCGTTTATTGGATGCTTCTTACTTTCACCGGAAGTACGACACTATCGGAAGACAATATTATTGCGGTTGTAGACCGTCTCTTGTTTGGCAATACACATATGTACCATGATTACCTGGCAGACGGGACACGTATAGCTTTCGATCCGGAAGGACTGTTAAGTTGTGTGGGGAGCATCGGACATGTCCTGTTAGGGTTTTATGCCGGTAAAATAATTCTGGACAGTAAAAAGAATAATGAACAGATCATCCGGAACCTGTTTATATTCGGAGCGATCATCCTGTTCCTGGGATTTTTGTTAAGTTACGGTTGTCCGATCAATAAAAAATTATGGAGCAGCACATTCGTACTAACCACCTGTGGATTCGGATCATTGTTCCTTGCCTTACTGATCTGGATCATCGATATCAACGGTAAAAAGAAATGGTCACTATTCTTCGAGTCGTTCGGGATCAATCCGTTATATCTTTATGTACAAGCCGCTATTTTGGCTACCATATTCGATAAATGCGGAATAACATCCTATATTTATACCGATATACTGGTGCCTCTGTTCGGTAATTTCGGAGGTTCGCTGGTATGGGCCATTCTTTTTGTCATATTGAACTGGATTCCGGGATATTGGTTATATAAGAAACATATCTATATCAAATTATAA
- a CDS encoding tetratricopeptide repeat protein — protein MKNIFYLLFLLITFFTSCRNESTERQLINDAEALLEIKPDSAYLLLDSITMADNLSDKLLARWCMLYGKAADKVHEDMPYVSQLLRARTWYEKHGTPYEQAQIGLFLGRSYVEDSEYMKAMDAYAQALDIAERAKEYNVAGYICSYMGDLYELKGFFQETLDKYNQSADYFLKADNKRSYALALKFMAQTLAFEDSCSLALEYLLKADSIVVCLQDSGAISAISNGLGNIYGILGDTLKAETYLLKALDTDSLDSAPNFLALSSLYMDMGNLDKARWYLNKSRTIPIINQYTPISSLYLEHELEKRSNNSELALSILEQYVEKVDSIYNSTIHLDILDAEKRYNHVMLLNENNQLRITNLVDIIILILIVIICLILFIVYQYRSKLRNDKLYEQEIKLKQNDMKIYELSSELNRMKGELSLQGSLEHNEQILDKLKSNITEIQNELILLRREKLLSSPIVNKITKLSLKVIPGKGSPLSDKDWVSLKNVINQIYTSFSNFIINNDYGLSPAELQYCYLSFLELDIRAESILLNINPESVSKRRFRVRQKLGNIEKELSLYEYFVNI, from the coding sequence ATGAAAAATATATTCTACCTGTTATTTCTTTTGATTACGTTTTTTACAAGTTGTCGAAATGAATCGACTGAACGCCAATTGATAAATGACGCTGAAGCTTTGTTAGAAATAAAACCGGATAGCGCTTATCTGTTGTTGGATAGCATAACTATGGCTGATAACTTGAGTGATAAGTTATTAGCCCGCTGGTGTATGTTGTATGGAAAAGCAGCCGATAAAGTGCATGAAGACATGCCGTATGTATCTCAATTATTACGTGCACGAACCTGGTACGAAAAACATGGAACACCTTATGAACAGGCACAGATCGGTTTATTCTTAGGACGATCATACGTAGAAGATAGTGAATATATGAAAGCGATGGATGCTTATGCACAGGCGCTGGATATAGCTGAAAGGGCAAAGGAGTATAATGTGGCTGGGTATATTTGTTCTTATATGGGGGATTTATATGAATTGAAAGGATTCTTTCAGGAAACTCTTGATAAGTATAACCAATCTGCTGATTATTTTTTGAAAGCCGATAATAAGAGAAGTTATGCGTTGGCATTGAAGTTTATGGCACAAACATTGGCGTTTGAGGACTCTTGTTCATTGGCATTGGAATATTTATTGAAAGCTGATTCCATTGTTGTTTGTTTACAAGATTCGGGTGCTATTTCTGCTATTTCGAATGGACTTGGAAATATATATGGAATATTAGGTGATACGCTTAAGGCAGAAACTTATCTTTTAAAGGCGTTGGATACAGATTCTTTAGATAGTGCACCAAATTTTTTAGCATTAAGTAGCTTATATATGGATATGGGTAATCTTGATAAAGCTCGTTGGTATTTGAATAAATCAAGAACAATACCTATAATAAATCAATATACTCCAATTTCATCTTTATATCTTGAACATGAATTAGAGAAAAGATCTAATAATTCGGAACTAGCTTTATCTATTTTGGAACAGTATGTAGAAAAAGTTGATTCTATTTATAATTCAACTATTCATTTGGATATATTAGATGCAGAAAAAAGATATAACCATGTAATGTTATTAAACGAGAATAATCAATTGCGCATAACAAATTTAGTTGACATTATTATTTTGATACTGATTGTTATTATTTGTTTGATTCTATTCATAGTTTATCAGTATAGAAGTAAATTGAGGAATGATAAACTATATGAGCAGGAAATCAAATTGAAGCAGAATGATATGAAGATATATGAATTATCTTCAGAACTGAACAGAATGAAAGGTGAATTATCTTTACAAGGCTCGTTGGAACACAATGAGCAGATACTGGATAAATTGAAGAGTAATATTACGGAAATTCAAAATGAATTGATTCTCTTACGAAGAGAAAAATTACTATCGTCGCCGATTGTAAATAAAATAACGAAACTATCATTGAAAGTAATTCCAGGAAAAGGATCTCCATTGAGTGATAAAGATTGGGTTAGTTTGAAAAATGTAATAAATCAAATATATACTTCATTTAGTAATTTCATAATTAATAATGATTATGGACTGAGTCCGGCAGAATTGCAATATTGTTATTTATCTTTTTTGGAATTAGACATAAGAGCAGAATCTATATTGCTAAATATAAATCCGGAATCTGTAAGTAAACGTAGGTTCCGTGTACGCCAAAAGTTAGGAAATATAGAAAAAGAATTATCATTATATGAATATTTTGTAAATATTTGA